Part of the Methanococcus maripaludis genome is shown below.
ATTTGATAAATTAAAAGTTGTTAACCCATACACGGATGGTAGAATTCCTGTTCATTTAAGGGCCCTTGAAATTGTACGGGATGAAATAGCAAGTGAAGTTGGAGTTACTGCTTCAGTTGTTGGCCCATTTACAAACGCTTTCTTTTTAATCGGCGTAGAAAAAATGACAAAAATGCTTTTAAAAGACCCTGAATCAGTTCACAAACTATGCGAAATTTCACTCCAAAGCTGCATTGCATTAACCGATGCAGTTCTCGAAAAAGGGACGGGAGTTACAGTTTCAGAACCACTTTCTTCATGTACTGTTGTAAGTCCAAAACACTTCAGAGAATTTTCAGCACCTTATTTGAAAAGATTAATCGACCATATCAAAGCAAGAACTGGAAAATTAGTTATTCACATCTGTGGAAAGACCGATCCTATCTGGGAAGATCTTGTGGATATGGGTGTTGATGTTTTAAGTATTGATGATATTGCAGATCTGGAAAACTGTGCAGAAACTGTTGGTGACAGGATGGTTATTGCAGGAAATGTCGATCCTTCAGGAGTATTGTATGCCGGTTCAAGAGAAGATGTTAGAAAAGCTACCTTAAAGTGTATTAAACAGGGAATTAAGGCTAAAAAAGGATATATGATAATGTCTGGATGTAGTCTTCCGGTAGAGGTTCCTGTTGAAAATATCGATGCAATGATGGATGCTGCAAGGGAAGCCGGATGGCCAATTACAGGAGAAAAATTAGATTATTTACTTAGTATTGATAAATACAAAGATTAAATATTCAGTTTATTACTTTATTCACCCAGATTTTATAATTTTTAAATTTTTAGTTTGATTTTTTTAGAATTTAGTTTAAAATGATACATTATATTTGACAATTTAAGTAAAAAGAGTGATTTAATGATTAAGCCAAAAGAAAGGCTTTCAAAAGCCCTCAAAGGAGAAGAAGTTGATAGAATTCCTTGCATATGTCCTGGCGGTATGATGAACATGATTACAAAAGACATTATGGATATTACGGGAGTATACTGGCCAGAAGCGCATACTGACGCTGAAAAAATGGTTAAACTCACGGTTGGAATGTATGAAAACGGAGGGTTTGAAAATTATGGGGTTCCATTTTGCATGACTGTTGAAGCTGAATCAATGGGTGCAGGAGTTAAAATGGGGACAGATATTACTGAACCAAGAGTTACAAACTATCCGATAGATTCTGTTACAGAATATGAAAAATTAAATCATATCAATATTGATGAAGGGCGTGGAAAAACAGTTTTGGAAGCAATCGAACTTTTAAAAGATAAAAAGTCAGAAGTTCCAATTATTGCAAACCTCACAGGCCCAGTTAGCACTGCATCGTCCTTAATGGAACCTGTAACCTACTATAAGGAACTTAGGAGAAAACCTGACGCTGCAAAAGAATTCATGGATTTTGTGACTGAAAACTTAATTGAATTTGGAAAAGCACAGCTAAACGCAGGTGCAGATGTTTTAGCAATATCCGATCCAAGTGGAACAGGCGAGATATTAGGCCCAAAGATGTTCAAAGAATTTGCAATTCCATATTTAAATAAAATCATTGAAGAAACAAAAGATCTGGCAGAAACTGGAACTATAATCCATATTTGTGGTAGATTAAAGAGCGTATAC
Proteins encoded:
- a CDS encoding uroporphyrinogen decarboxylase family protein gives rise to the protein MDYPDKMTPVERATAKAKGEPIDRIACNPNIGNGMARIAGYKISQFNTDPEALADAIIKTYRRFGSDGARVFTDLFLISEAMGAKINMPYDNTADLEEPAINDMSEFDKLKVVNPYTDGRIPVHLRALEIVRDEIASEVGVTASVVGPFTNAFFLIGVEKMTKMLLKDPESVHKLCEISLQSCIALTDAVLEKGTGVTVSEPLSSCTVVSPKHFREFSAPYLKRLIDHIKARTGKLVIHICGKTDPIWEDLVDMGVDVLSIDDIADLENCAETVGDRMVIAGNVDPSGVLYAGSREDVRKATLKCIKQGIKAKKGYMIMSGCSLPVEVPVENIDAMMDAAREAGWPITGEKLDYLLSIDKYKD
- a CDS encoding methylcobamide:CoM methyltransferase MtbA; this translates as MIKPKERLSKALKGEEVDRIPCICPGGMMNMITKDIMDITGVYWPEAHTDAEKMVKLTVGMYENGGFENYGVPFCMTVEAESMGAGVKMGTDITEPRVTNYPIDSVTEYEKLNHINIDEGRGKTVLEAIELLKDKKSEVPIIANLTGPVSTASSLMEPVTYYKELRRKPDAAKEFMDFVTENLIEFGKAQLNAGADVLAISDPSGTGEILGPKMFKEFAIPYLNKIIEETKDLAETGTIIHICGRLKSVYEEINSLKSDAISFDSITDVGQVVENVSRKAIMGNVSTFTLENGTPESIERMSRACIKYGVDILSPACGIGVRTKLENIQAMVNVCKNSKRGE